A region of Halalkaliarchaeum desulfuricum DNA encodes the following proteins:
- a CDS encoding 2-oxo acid dehydrogenase subunit E2 — translation MGYLVKMPKLGMEMSEGTVVEWLFEEGDSVEADEPIAEIESEKTSAEIEAREDGVLRQILLAEGETCEPGDPIGIVAGPDEDISDLEAAVEGGEPTPEAEPTAEPTGEAEPEETTAEESGDAADSAADVKATPRARKRAEELGVDLVGIEGTGPSGAVSADDVEAAAEAATERQAEADEEPVESAAGTAGLTVSEERTFGQMRQTIANRLGESYREAVHVTEHRHADAEALLSAADVADAELEVDVSIPDILLVALSAALEEHPEFNATFEEDTHRLYEEHNVGIAVDVEQGLLTPVLRDVGSLSLDEIAKRRREITTRVLEGDYDMSDLQGGTFTVTNLGMFGVEQFDPIINPPQIAILGVNAIDEQPVRGDDGVTFRRQLPLSLSFDHRVVDGADAARFLGTLVEHLEEPWPLLPDAVSAAADVAASDEEVELPERTVTTHLREDLSGWIEAGSFEWEFDVTEKFGGSGGPTPVDYYLGALSSCLASSIGIQADIRDVELSELSVEAEATPEEGSVESLAAQVTIDGDADDETLERLVENGERTCHVAELLREDVPLELDWERP, via the coding sequence ATGGGATACCTCGTCAAGATGCCGAAACTCGGCATGGAGATGTCGGAAGGAACAGTCGTGGAGTGGCTGTTCGAAGAGGGTGACAGCGTCGAGGCGGACGAGCCGATCGCGGAGATCGAATCCGAGAAGACGAGCGCCGAAATCGAAGCCCGCGAGGACGGCGTACTCAGGCAGATCCTCCTCGCGGAAGGGGAGACCTGCGAGCCGGGAGATCCGATCGGGATCGTGGCCGGGCCGGACGAGGACATCTCCGATCTCGAGGCGGCAGTCGAGGGGGGAGAACCGACACCGGAAGCCGAACCCACAGCGGAACCTACCGGGGAAGCCGAACCGGAGGAGACCACAGCAGAGGAATCCGGGGACGCCGCCGACTCGGCTGCGGACGTGAAGGCGACCCCGCGAGCCCGCAAGCGGGCCGAGGAACTCGGCGTCGACCTCGTCGGGATCGAGGGGACCGGCCCCAGCGGCGCAGTGAGTGCCGACGACGTCGAGGCTGCCGCCGAGGCCGCCACCGAAAGGCAGGCCGAGGCCGACGAGGAGCCAGTCGAGAGCGCTGCGGGGACAGCCGGCCTCACGGTCAGCGAAGAGCGCACCTTCGGGCAGATGCGACAGACGATCGCGAACCGGCTCGGGGAGAGCTACCGCGAAGCCGTCCACGTCACCGAGCACCGCCACGCCGACGCCGAGGCGCTGCTGTCGGCGGCCGACGTCGCCGACGCCGAGCTCGAGGTCGACGTCTCCATCCCGGACATCCTGCTCGTCGCGCTGTCGGCCGCCCTCGAGGAGCACCCCGAGTTCAACGCCACCTTCGAGGAGGACACCCACCGGCTCTACGAGGAGCACAACGTCGGCATCGCAGTCGACGTCGAGCAGGGGCTGCTCACGCCGGTGTTGCGCGACGTCGGTTCGCTGTCGCTGGATGAGATCGCAAAACGGCGCCGCGAGATCACCACCCGCGTGCTCGAGGGCGACTACGACATGTCTGACCTCCAGGGCGGGACGTTCACGGTGACGAACCTGGGAATGTTCGGCGTCGAGCAGTTCGATCCGATCATCAACCCCCCACAGATCGCGATTCTGGGAGTCAACGCGATCGACGAGCAGCCGGTGCGCGGCGACGACGGGGTGACGTTCCGCCGACAGCTTCCCCTCTCGCTGTCGTTCGACCATCGAGTCGTCGACGGCGCCGACGCGGCGCGGTTCCTCGGAACGCTCGTCGAACATCTCGAGGAGCCCTGGCCGCTGTTGCCCGACGCGGTGTCTGCAGCCGCCGACGTGGCGGCTTCCGACGAGGAGGTCGAACTCCCGGAGCGAACCGTGACGACCCACCTCCGAGAGGATCTCTCGGGGTGGATCGAGGCGGGCTCCTTCGAGTGGGAGTTCGACGTCACGGAGAAGTTCGGCGGCAGCGGCGGCCCGACGCCGGTCGATTATTACCTGGGCGCGCTGTCGTCGTGTCTGGCCTCCAGCATCGGCATCCAGGCGGATATCCGTGACGTGGAACTGTCGGAGCTCTCCGTCGAGGCCGAGGCCACCCCCGAGGAGGGGTCAGTCGAGTCGCTCGCCGCACAGGTGACGATCGACGGCGACGCCGACGATGAAACGCTCGAACGGCTCGTCGAGAACGGCGAACGCACCTGCCACGTCGCGGAGTTGCTCCGGGAGGACGTGCCCCTCGAACTGGACTGGGAGCGCCCCTGA
- a CDS encoding amphi-Trp domain-containing protein — protein sequence MPEEVLFKTEEPRSRAEIAETLVAAAEEIEAGTVHLDADGDATDVEIPDTPLFEVELERLTDSETGEERYELEYEIRWTR from the coding sequence ATGCCCGAAGAAGTACTTTTCAAGACCGAGGAACCGAGATCCAGAGCCGAGATCGCCGAGACGCTGGTCGCCGCCGCCGAGGAGATCGAGGCCGGGACCGTCCACCTGGACGCCGATGGGGACGCGACGGACGTCGAGATCCCCGACACCCCACTGTTCGAGGTCGAACTCGAACGCCTCACCGACTCGGAAACCGGGGAGGAACGCTACGAACTGGAATACGAGATCCGCTGGACGCGGTGA
- a CDS encoding nucleotidyltransferase domain-containing protein has product MAGTADDTDATDIDAIRGVLEEHPIRLGVLFGSQASGSTHAHRDVDVADEFDAELSPDERRRARLDVIVDPTRELGTDEVDHVCFGNRRQ; this is encoded by the coding sequence ATGGCCGGCACCGCCGACGATACGGATGCGACCGACATCGATGCGATCCGGGGTGTACTCGAGGAGCACCCGATCCGGCTCGGCGTTCTCTTCGGCTCGCAGGCGTCTGGATCGACCCACGCCCACAGGGACGTCGACGTCGCCGACGAATTCGACGCGGAGCTCTCACCCGACGAGAGACGGCGGGCACGACTCGACGTAATCGTCGATCCGACCCGAGAACTGGGAACTGACGAAGTCGACCACGTCTGTTTCGGAAACCGTCGACAGTGA
- a CDS encoding thiamine pyrophosphate-dependent dehydrogenase E1 component subunit alpha → MPPIDMGTEEGRIEALRRMYRIRAFEDAAGDLFADGELPGFVHLYKGEEAVGVGAAAALEPDDYITSTHRGHGHCIAKGLDTEKMMAELYGKANGYCNGKGGSMHIADVEAGMLGANGIVGAGPPLATGAALTAHRNDDDRVALAFFGDGAVAQGQVHEAVNLAATWGLPAIFLVENNQYGEGTPMEKQHNVENLSETAEAYNIPGFTIDGMDVTAVEEAVTEARKRALAGDGPTFIEADTYRYEGHFEGDHQPYRDEEEIEAWREKDPIDQFKQRLIDRGELTEDEFESIREEIDAEIDAAIESAQQADPPEPHEAYEDMFAEPAPEIAQFAELPRADGGDRR, encoded by the coding sequence ATGCCACCGATAGACATGGGTACTGAGGAGGGGCGCATCGAGGCGCTGCGACGGATGTATCGCATCCGCGCATTCGAGGACGCTGCGGGGGATCTGTTCGCCGACGGCGAACTCCCCGGATTCGTTCACCTGTACAAAGGCGAGGAGGCGGTCGGCGTCGGGGCCGCCGCCGCGCTCGAGCCGGACGACTACATCACGAGCACCCATCGGGGCCACGGCCACTGCATCGCGAAGGGGCTCGACACGGAGAAGATGATGGCCGAACTGTACGGCAAAGCCAACGGCTACTGCAACGGCAAAGGTGGGTCGATGCACATCGCCGACGTGGAGGCGGGGATGCTCGGCGCCAACGGCATCGTCGGGGCGGGCCCGCCGCTCGCGACGGGTGCAGCGCTGACCGCCCACCGCAACGACGACGACCGGGTGGCGCTGGCGTTCTTCGGCGACGGGGCGGTCGCACAGGGACAGGTACACGAGGCGGTCAACCTCGCGGCGACCTGGGGCCTGCCGGCGATCTTCCTCGTCGAGAACAACCAGTACGGCGAGGGAACGCCGATGGAGAAGCAGCACAACGTCGAGAACCTCAGCGAGACAGCCGAGGCGTACAACATCCCCGGCTTCACGATCGACGGCATGGACGTGACCGCCGTCGAGGAGGCCGTCACCGAGGCCCGAAAACGGGCGCTCGCGGGCGACGGGCCGACGTTCATCGAGGCGGACACCTACCGCTACGAGGGCCACTTCGAGGGCGACCACCAGCCGTACCGCGACGAGGAGGAAATCGAGGCCTGGCGCGAGAAGGACCCGATCGACCAGTTCAAACAACGGCTGATCGACCGCGGCGAACTCACCGAAGACGAGTTCGAATCGATCCGCGAGGAGATCGACGCCGAGATCGACGCGGCGATCGAGAGCGCACAGCAAGCCGACCCGCCCGAACCACACGAGGCCTACGAGGACATGTTCGCAGAACCCGCACCCGAGATCGCACAATTCGCCGAACTGCCCCGCGCCGACGGGGGTGATCGCCGATGA
- a CDS encoding type II toxin-antitoxin system RelE family toxin, whose amino-acid sequence MPESEYAVLLGDEAREFLEVADEKTERICKEKLGYLAENPYPGRGRGDKENLPVDGRRDRYRMHISRTYTALYTVLEDENEVRVLEIVPIDEAHKRYGF is encoded by the coding sequence ATGCCTGAGTCCGAGTACGCCGTTTTACTCGGTGACGAGGCTCGCGAGTTTCTCGAGGTCGCCGACGAGAAGACCGAACGGATCTGCAAAGAGAAGTTGGGCTACCTTGCCGAGAACCCGTATCCGGGACGTGGTCGAGGCGACAAAGAGAATCTTCCCGTCGACGGCCGCCGGGACCGCTACCGGATGCATATCTCTCGAACCTACACGGCGCTTTACACTGTCCTCGAAGACGAAAACGAGGTGCGCGTTCTGGAAATCGTTCCGATCGACGAGGCGCACAAACGCTACGGGTTTTAG
- a CDS encoding outer membrane protein assembly factor BamB family protein, whose translation MNRRTFLATVGVGGVALTSGCQGLAGADRLEWRFETGGSVTSIPAVDDGIVYTGSRDGSVYAIDAASGESDWQFDADGTVHDSPTVADGTLYVGSNDGYLYALSI comes from the coding sequence GTGAACCGACGGACGTTCCTCGCGACGGTCGGGGTCGGTGGGGTCGCCCTGACGAGTGGCTGCCAGGGGCTCGCCGGCGCCGACAGACTCGAGTGGCGATTCGAAACCGGCGGCAGCGTGACCTCGATCCCTGCCGTCGACGACGGGATCGTTTATACCGGAAGCCGCGACGGGTCGGTGTACGCGATCGACGCCGCGTCGGGAGAATCAGACTGGCAGTTCGACGCCGACGGGACCGTTCACGATTCACCCACGGTCGCAGACGGGACGCTGTACGTCGGGAGCAACGACGGGTATCTGTATGCGCTGTCGATCTGA
- a CDS encoding pyridoxamine 5'-phosphate oxidase family protein, translating to MTDRPPSVGNEMSESDARSLLDHSFTGVLSMAAGSQGYGLPMSYQYDREENRIVVGFVNGPGSKKEAFVKAGAEVTMTVYNYEDVDVWESAVATGTLSPINGNAIPEEFVPVFFTRDPESADEKQWSDLDDWEREWYEIRVTDVSGRHSGRAPRRD from the coding sequence ATGACTGATCGTCCACCGAGTGTCGGCAACGAGATGAGTGAGTCGGACGCACGCTCGTTGCTCGACCACTCTTTCACCGGCGTGTTGAGTATGGCCGCCGGGAGTCAGGGATACGGGTTGCCGATGTCGTACCAATACGATCGGGAAGAGAATCGGATCGTCGTGGGGTTCGTCAACGGTCCCGGGAGCAAGAAGGAGGCGTTCGTGAAGGCGGGGGCGGAGGTGACGATGACGGTGTACAACTACGAGGACGTCGACGTCTGGGAGAGCGCCGTCGCGACCGGGACGCTCTCCCCCATCAACGGGAACGCCATCCCCGAGGAGTTCGTACCGGTGTTTTTCACGCGGGATCCGGAATCGGCAGACGAGAAACAATGGAGTGACCTCGACGACTGGGAGCGGGAGTGGTACGAGATCCGGGTGACCGACGTCTCCGGGCGACACAGCGGGCGGGCGCCGCGTCGGGACTAG
- a CDS encoding ATP-binding protein — protein sequence MTTFVDRADELERLHTLYDSDEFEFAVVYGRRRIGKTELVLESLREREGAVYHQATQTTPATQLDRFVDDATTVVPGIEDVKREWDALLRHLLGTDAIVVIDEFPYLVDTTPSLPSEIQRIVDHDVADSSATLVLTGSSIGMVHEHVLDGGAPLYGRLSQTPSGRIELTQLPFDAAMEFVPDYDDEQQVFTFGIFGGTPRYLRPIDDDLTVGENVARTLLAPEGPLHDEPETVLQMELDEVNRYFSLLESMARGNRERNEIAQGAGLQSRDTSYYFDRLETLDLIERHHPVTVDPTRTRRTRFRIRDPLFRFWFRFIYGQAGRYELYGEDAYADLVAPELPDFVSDTFEQLCRAALPGLYPNDDPTRVPGAWWYDGREIDVVAPTSDGTLLVGECKFTSQPVGYDILARLEDDTAHVDWTPPTGGDPEYSYALFARNGFTRSVREAAAERSDLALFDLTDVVDALHRSSPA from the coding sequence ATGACCACCTTCGTCGATCGGGCGGACGAACTCGAGCGGCTCCACACGCTGTACGACAGCGACGAATTCGAGTTCGCGGTCGTCTACGGGCGTCGCCGGATCGGGAAGACCGAACTCGTCCTCGAATCCCTCCGGGAGCGCGAGGGGGCCGTGTACCACCAGGCGACCCAGACGACGCCGGCGACACAGCTCGATCGGTTCGTCGACGACGCTACGACGGTCGTTCCGGGTATCGAGGACGTCAAGCGGGAGTGGGATGCGCTCTTGCGGCATCTCCTCGGCACCGACGCGATCGTGGTGATCGACGAGTTTCCGTACCTCGTCGATACCACGCCGAGCCTCCCGTCGGAGATTCAGCGGATCGTCGATCACGACGTCGCCGACAGCAGCGCGACGCTGGTGTTGACCGGCTCGTCGATCGGTATGGTCCACGAACACGTCCTGGACGGTGGGGCCCCCCTGTACGGGCGGCTCTCACAGACGCCCAGTGGACGGATCGAACTCACCCAGCTCCCGTTCGATGCAGCGATGGAGTTCGTGCCCGACTACGACGACGAACAGCAGGTGTTTACGTTCGGGATCTTTGGGGGGACACCCCGGTACTTGCGCCCGATTGACGACGACCTGACCGTCGGTGAAAACGTCGCTCGCACGCTGCTGGCACCGGAGGGGCCGCTCCACGACGAACCTGAGACGGTGTTGCAGATGGAACTCGACGAGGTCAACCGATACTTTTCGTTGCTCGAATCCATGGCGCGGGGCAATCGCGAGCGAAACGAAATCGCCCAGGGGGCCGGGCTGCAGAGCCGCGATACGAGCTACTACTTCGATCGACTGGAAACGCTCGACCTGATCGAACGGCATCATCCCGTTACCGTCGATCCGACCAGGACGCGCCGAACCCGCTTTCGGATCCGGGATCCGCTGTTTCGCTTCTGGTTCCGCTTTATCTACGGACAGGCGGGGCGATACGAACTCTACGGCGAGGACGCGTACGCCGACCTCGTCGCCCCCGAACTCCCGGATTTCGTCAGCGACACGTTCGAACAACTCTGCCGAGCTGCCCTCCCTGGCCTGTATCCGAACGACGATCCGACGAGAGTACCCGGTGCATGGTGGTATGACGGCCGCGAGATCGACGTCGTCGCCCCGACGAGCGACGGAACGCTCCTGGTTGGCGAGTGTAAATTCACGAGCCAACCCGTCGGCTACGACATCCTTGCACGTCTCGAAGACGACACAGCCCACGTCGACTGGACGCCACCAACCGGTGGTGATCCGGAGTACAGCTATGCGCTGTTCGCCAGGAACGGCTTTACACGATCCGTTCGTGAAGCGGCGGCCGAGCGCTCCGACCTCGCGCTCTTCGATCTCACGGACGTGGTCGACGCGCTTCACCGGTCGAGTCCCGCTTGA
- a CDS encoding universal stress protein, with amino-acid sequence MIDRVLVAMDDSELGEHALEYAIEAHPDAEITVLHVVGGPSAMLGGAAEIALADDIQEAAEERAEDVLNRAREIADEYGIEIDTAVEIGRPARAIVRRAEAFDTVVVGSHGGSLADRLFVGDVAKTVFQRSPVPVTVVR; translated from the coding sequence ATGATCGATCGGGTGCTGGTGGCGATGGACGACTCCGAACTGGGCGAGCACGCCCTCGAATACGCCATCGAGGCGCATCCCGACGCCGAAATAACCGTACTGCACGTTGTCGGGGGCCCATCCGCGATGCTCGGGGGCGCGGCCGAAATCGCGCTGGCGGACGACATCCAGGAGGCCGCCGAAGAGCGGGCGGAGGACGTCCTCAATCGCGCACGGGAGATCGCCGACGAGTACGGCATCGAGATCGACACCGCAGTCGAGATAGGCCGGCCGGCGCGGGCGATCGTCCGGCGAGCGGAAGCGTTCGACACCGTGGTGGTCGGGAGTCACGGCGGTAGCCTCGCCGACAGACTGTTCGTCGGTGACGTCGCGAAGACGGTGTTCCAGCGGTCGCCGGTTCCGGTGACCGTCGTGCGGTGA
- a CDS encoding UPF0175 family protein, whose translation MIEEAVRELLRRGPELRLSLAVEKYRTGNVSLDRAAELTGVSAAAFRDELADRGIDRDTGFLSDAQRRDRLERFTG comes from the coding sequence GTGATCGAAGAGGCCGTTCGTGAGCTGTTGCGTCGGGGTCCGGAGCTTCGACTGTCTCTCGCGGTCGAGAAATACCGGACCGGCAACGTGAGCCTCGATCGGGCGGCCGAACTGACCGGCGTCTCGGCGGCGGCCTTCAGGGACGAACTCGCAGACCGGGGGATCGACCGGGATACCGGCTTTCTTTCTGACGCTCAGCGGAGGGACCGGCTGGAGAGGTTCACCGGGTGA
- a CDS encoding alpha-ketoacid dehydrogenase subunit beta, translating to MSTELETAGETETMTVREALREAMREELRRDEDVFVMGEDVGTFGGVFQVTGDLVEEFGEERIRDTPISEAGFVGAGVGAAATGSRPVVEVMFSDFLGVSMEQITNQMAKMRYMFGGKTEMPVTIRTTEGGGQRAASQHSGTVHTWFAHFPGIKAVAPGTPAAAKGLLKSAIRSNDPVMVFENKVIYEQEGEVPTDPDFTIPLGEASVEREGEDVTVVATQRLVGETLELAEDMADEADLEVIDPRSLYPLDTETIAESVRKTGRLVVADESPLSYGTHAEVVARIVEEEFFSLDAPIQRVGVADTHIPFSPDLEDEVIPTGDDVREAVDQVI from the coding sequence ATGAGCACCGAACTCGAGACCGCCGGCGAGACCGAGACGATGACCGTCCGGGAGGCGCTCCGGGAGGCGATGCGCGAGGAACTTCGGCGCGACGAGGACGTGTTCGTGATGGGTGAGGACGTCGGCACGTTCGGCGGCGTCTTCCAGGTCACCGGCGATCTAGTCGAGGAGTTCGGCGAAGAGCGGATCCGCGATACGCCGATCAGCGAGGCCGGCTTCGTCGGCGCCGGGGTCGGCGCCGCAGCCACCGGCTCCCGGCCGGTCGTCGAGGTGATGTTCTCGGACTTCCTCGGCGTCTCGATGGAACAGATCACGAACCAGATGGCGAAGATGCGGTACATGTTCGGCGGGAAGACGGAGATGCCGGTCACGATCCGCACCACCGAGGGCGGCGGCCAGCGCGCCGCGAGCCAGCACTCCGGCACCGTCCATACCTGGTTCGCGCACTTCCCGGGAATCAAGGCGGTCGCCCCCGGCACGCCGGCGGCCGCAAAGGGGCTGCTCAAGTCGGCGATCCGGTCGAATGACCCGGTGATGGTCTTCGAGAACAAAGTGATCTACGAGCAGGAGGGTGAGGTCCCGACCGACCCCGACTTCACGATCCCGCTGGGCGAAGCCAGCGTCGAACGCGAAGGCGAGGACGTCACCGTCGTCGCGACCCAGCGACTCGTCGGCGAGACGCTCGAACTCGCCGAGGATATGGCCGACGAGGCCGATCTCGAGGTGATCGACCCCCGGTCGCTGTATCCGCTGGACACCGAAACGATCGCCGAGAGCGTCCGGAAGACCGGTCGGCTGGTCGTCGCCGACGAGAGCCCGTTGTCGTACGGCACCCACGCCGAGGTCGTCGCCCGCATCGTCGAGGAGGAGTTCTTCAGCCTCGACGCGCCGATCCAGCGGGTCGGAGTCGCCGACACGCACATCCCGTTCAGCCCGGACCTCGAAGACGAGGTGATCCCCACCGGCGATGACGTCCGCGAGGCGGTCGATCAGGTGATCTGA
- a CDS encoding NAD(+)/NADH kinase has translation MNGEPTTRQPTTGEPATVGLVVNPAAGRDIRRLVGGAAVSDNYAKRRTAECALAGLASLEEPIEARVMPTVSSIADRIVDNVEGLPVRTLDTLATGHREDTHRAAERLAEIADAAIVLGGDGTTADVGFRIGEVPVAAISTGTNNVVPDSVDGTVAGIAAGLVATGRVNPDTVTYRHCWIEASVRGDTDRTRRGLATAGVLEEPFVGTRAILDATAYRVGVVSRASPGEIGLSGIAGALGDHGPDDPGGIGLRFADDTVATAEGRTDRVVRGIVAPGVVERIRIQERCRLEPGETLSTTIEEGVLAVDGERDLELTDATVDLAARADGPRLIRMAETLEAAARVGEFVTDL, from the coding sequence GTGAACGGGGAACCGACGACTCGACAACCGACCACCGGGGAGCCAGCCACCGTCGGGCTGGTCGTCAACCCCGCGGCCGGTCGCGACATCCGTCGACTGGTCGGGGGTGCCGCCGTCAGCGACAACTACGCGAAGCGCCGGACCGCCGAGTGCGCCCTCGCCGGACTCGCGTCCCTCGAGGAGCCGATCGAGGCGCGCGTGATGCCGACGGTCAGCTCGATCGCCGACCGGATCGTCGACAACGTCGAGGGACTTCCCGTCCGGACGCTCGACACCCTCGCGACCGGCCACCGGGAGGACACCCACCGCGCAGCCGAGCGACTCGCCGAAATCGCCGACGCGGCGATCGTCCTCGGCGGGGACGGCACCACCGCCGACGTCGGGTTCCGGATCGGCGAGGTTCCGGTCGCGGCGATCTCGACGGGCACGAACAACGTGGTCCCCGACTCGGTCGACGGAACTGTCGCCGGGATCGCGGCCGGACTGGTCGCGACCGGACGCGTGAATCCCGACACGGTGACGTATCGCCACTGCTGGATCGAGGCGAGCGTGCGCGGGGACACAGACCGGACCCGGCGTGGACTCGCAACCGCCGGCGTTCTCGAGGAGCCGTTCGTCGGCACGCGGGCGATCCTCGACGCCACGGCCTACCGGGTCGGCGTCGTCTCGCGGGCGTCCCCCGGCGAGATCGGGCTCTCGGGGATCGCCGGCGCGCTGGGCGATCACGGTCCCGACGATCCCGGCGGGATCGGGCTGCGCTTTGCCGACGACACGGTCGCGACAGCCGAGGGGCGCACAGATCGCGTCGTCCGGGGGATCGTCGCTCCGGGCGTGGTCGAACGGATACGAATCCAGGAGCGTTGCCGGCTCGAACCGGGCGAGACGCTGTCGACGACGATCGAGGAGGGCGTTCTCGCAGTCGACGGCGAGCGCGACCTCGAACTGACGGACGCGACCGTCGATCTCGCGGCGCGGGCCGACGGCCCGCGGTTGATCCGGATGGCGGAGACGCTCGAGGCTGCGGCACGCGTTGGCGAATTCGTGACCGACCTGTAG
- a CDS encoding MarR family transcriptional regulator yields the protein MPIDIETFESSSGDRLQHSGETNADRVMRFLAANPDKAFTQSEIRDATDVKAGSISVVLSRLEDRGLVRHKGNYWALGEADDVAAYIGLLESTRAANDRFGEEDVDEWLEHAVDDEDTE from the coding sequence ATGCCCATCGACATCGAGACGTTCGAATCCTCCTCCGGGGATCGACTGCAACACAGCGGAGAGACGAACGCCGACCGAGTCATGCGGTTCCTCGCTGCGAACCCCGACAAGGCGTTCACCCAGAGTGAGATTCGCGACGCGACCGACGTGAAAGCCGGAAGCATCAGCGTCGTCCTCTCGCGCCTCGAAGATCGGGGTCTCGTCCGCCACAAAGGCAACTACTGGGCACTCGGTGAAGCCGACGATGTCGCCGCGTATATCGGCTTGCTCGAAAGTACCCGGGCCGCGAACGACCGCTTCGGCGAGGAGGACGTAGACGAGTGGTTGGAGCACGCCGTCGACGACGAGGACACTGAATGA
- a CDS encoding GDP-mannose 4,6-dehydratase — protein sequence MRVLVTGGAGFIGGHVAQQLAGQGHDVTVVDNFEPYYDLGIKEHNVEAARRAAQEGDGSYELVRESITDEETVDEHVADTEILYHQAAQAGVRKSVEEPKKVNRYNVDGTIEILEAARKHDLDRVVVASSSSVYGKPQYLPYDEDHPTTPVSPYGVSKLATEQYARVYYERYGLPTVSLRYFTVYGPRMRPNMAMTNFVSRCLHGEPPVIYGDGTQTRDFTYVTDVRRVNEQLLTDDRADGEILNVGSTDNIDIRTLAEVVRDEIDPELEIVYDDPREGDAEHTHADVSKATELLEYEPTVDIREGVRQFIDWYRANEDWYDPLVRNS from the coding sequence ATGCGAGTCCTCGTCACCGGAGGGGCCGGCTTCATCGGCGGCCACGTCGCACAGCAGCTCGCCGGCCAGGGCCACGACGTCACCGTCGTCGACAACTTCGAGCCGTACTACGATCTCGGAATCAAGGAACACAACGTCGAGGCGGCCAGACGGGCCGCCCAGGAGGGTGACGGCTCCTACGAGCTCGTCAGGGAGTCGATCACGGACGAGGAAACCGTCGACGAACACGTCGCAGACACCGAGATCCTGTACCACCAGGCGGCCCAGGCGGGGGTCCGCAAGAGCGTCGAGGAGCCCAAAAAAGTCAACCGCTACAACGTCGACGGCACGATAGAGATCCTGGAGGCCGCCCGGAAACACGACCTCGACCGGGTCGTCGTCGCCTCCTCCTCGTCGGTGTACGGCAAACCCCAGTACCTCCCGTACGATGAGGATCACCCCACCACCCCAGTCTCGCCGTACGGCGTCTCCAAACTCGCCACCGAGCAGTACGCCCGGGTCTACTACGAGCGCTACGGCCTCCCGACGGTTTCGTTGCGCTACTTCACCGTCTACGGCCCCCGGATGCGTCCCAACATGGCGATGACGAACTTCGTCTCCCGGTGTCTGCACGGCGAACCGCCAGTGATCTACGGCGACGGCACCCAGACCCGCGATTTCACGTACGTCACCGACGTCCGCCGGGTCAACGAACAGCTGCTCACCGACGACCGCGCCGACGGGGAGATTCTCAACGTCGGCTCCACCGACAACATCGACATCCGGACGCTCGCGGAGGTGGTCCGCGACGAGATCGATCCAGAACTGGAGATCGTTTACGACGACCCCCGGGAGGGCGATGCCGAACACACCCACGCCGACGTCTCGAAGGCCACCGAGCTGCTCGAGTACGAACCCACCGTCGACATCCGCGAGGGCGTCCGACAGTTCATCGACTGGTACCGCGCAAACGAGGACTGGTACGATCCGCTGGTGCGGAACTCCTGA
- a CDS encoding type IV pilin — protein sequence MQLKSFVTEKRAVSPVIGVILMVAITVILAAVIGTFVLGLGDQIGDTAPNANFDVDVDDEEQNVTFTHAGGDQVDVNTLKFTTSGDVDFKESGDLSASSHHDENGALFVENVSFDQMSAGDRLTAELGDNNGTVSLVWESGDRSSILRSVDVAF from the coding sequence ATGCAACTGAAATCGTTTGTGACGGAAAAGCGAGCAGTATCGCCGGTTATCGGCGTCATTCTCATGGTCGCGATCACCGTGATCCTGGCGGCCGTGATCGGAACGTTCGTGCTCGGGCTGGGCGACCAGATCGGGGACACGGCGCCGAACGCGAACTTCGACGTCGACGTCGACGACGAAGAACAAAATGTGACCTTCACGCATGCTGGTGGAGATCAAGTGGACGTGAATACGCTGAAGTTTACGACGTCGGGGGATGTTGACTTCAAAGAGAGTGGGGACCTCAGCGCCAGTTCCCACCACGATGAGAACGGTGCCCTCTTCGTAGAAAATGTCAGCTTCGATCAGATGTCTGCGGGCGACAGACTGACTGCTGAATTGGGCGACAACAACGGAACCGTCAGTCTCGTCTGGGAATCCGGCGACCGGTCGTCGATCCTCCGGTCGGTCGACGTGGCCTTCTGA